In Coriobacteriia bacterium, a single window of DNA contains:
- a CDS encoding CPBP family intramembrane metalloprotease, which yields GPNKGAAWWLSGAEFGIEGSAAATAALAGLAVWSFFYFKRTAAKKQAAVTAGELA from the coding sequence TCGGCCCGAACAAGGGGGCGGCATGGTGGCTGTCTGGGGCGGAGTTCGGCATCGAGGGGAGCGCGGCGGCCACTGCGGCACTCGCCGGACTCGCTGTGTGGTCGTTCTTCTACTTCAAGCGCACAGCGGCCAAGAAGCAGGCGGCGGTGACCGCGGGCGAACTAGCCTAG